Proteins encoded by one window of Streptococcus suis S735:
- the recG gene encoding ATP-dependent DNA helicase RecG, with amino-acid sequence MKRLCDELSVLPGIGPKSAEKFLKISIQNINDLLTYYPFRYEDFESKSIYDLQDGEKAVVVGEVVSPANVQYYGYKRNRLRFSMKQGEVVLAVSFFNQPYLADKIVLGQDIAVWGKWDKAKASLTGMKILAQVSDELQPVYHVAQGISQVNLVKAIKTAIDQGYLHLLEENLPSVLRERYRLMNRREAVFAMHFPTNLEEYRQALRRMKFEELFYFQLQLQMLKANNRDILNGLKIAYDADRLAMQIRQLPFVLTDAQSGALAEILSDMKSYGHMNRLLQGDVGSGKTVVAGLAMFAAVTAGMQAAIMVPTEILAEQHFESLRQLFPELSIALLTGGMKAAERRTALEAISSGQVDIIVGTHALIQESVTYHKLGLVVTDEQHRFGVKQRRLFREKGDNPDVLMMTATPIPRTLAITAFGDMDVSIINQLPAGRKPIITRWVKHQQLPTVLDWLERELEVGAQVYFISPLIEESEALDLKNAVDLQSDLQAHFGEQVTVDLLHGKMKNDEKDAIMQAFKERKTNILVSTTVIEVGVNVPNATVMVIMDADRFGLSQLHQLRGRVGRGHKQSYAVLVANPKTESGKERMKIMTETTDGFILAEADLKMRGSGEIFGTRQSGLPEFQVANIIEDYPILEEARRVASQIVSVENWQEDPNWSILLANLKDREELD; translated from the coding sequence ATGAAAAGACTATGTGATGAATTATCGGTTTTGCCAGGGATTGGTCCAAAATCGGCTGAAAAATTCTTAAAAATTAGCATTCAGAATATTAATGATTTGCTGACTTACTATCCATTTAGATATGAAGATTTTGAGAGTAAGTCTATTTATGATTTGCAGGATGGGGAGAAGGCAGTGGTAGTTGGGGAGGTGGTATCTCCAGCTAATGTACAGTATTATGGTTACAAAAGAAATAGACTCCGTTTTTCAATGAAACAGGGTGAGGTTGTCTTAGCAGTTTCGTTTTTTAATCAGCCTTATTTAGCAGATAAGATTGTTTTGGGGCAGGATATTGCAGTTTGGGGAAAGTGGGATAAGGCTAAGGCAAGTTTGACAGGAATGAAAATTTTGGCTCAAGTATCAGATGAGCTCCAACCTGTCTATCATGTGGCGCAAGGGATTTCGCAAGTAAATTTGGTTAAGGCTATTAAAACAGCTATTGATCAGGGATATTTGCATTTATTAGAGGAGAACTTGCCATCAGTTTTACGAGAGCGCTATCGGTTAATGAATCGCCGAGAGGCGGTTTTTGCGATGCATTTTCCTACAAATTTAGAAGAGTATAGACAAGCTTTGCGACGTATGAAGTTTGAGGAATTATTTTATTTTCAATTACAGTTGCAAATGCTGAAAGCCAACAATCGTGATATTTTGAATGGTTTGAAGATTGCCTATGATGCTGATAGATTGGCTATGCAAATAAGACAATTGCCGTTTGTCTTAACAGATGCTCAGTCTGGGGCTTTGGCTGAAATACTATCAGATATGAAGTCCTATGGGCACATGAATCGTTTGTTACAAGGGGATGTTGGTTCAGGGAAGACAGTAGTTGCTGGATTGGCTATGTTTGCTGCTGTGACTGCGGGGATGCAGGCTGCAATTATGGTGCCGACAGAAATTTTGGCTGAGCAACACTTTGAGAGTTTGCGCCAGCTTTTTCCAGAACTTTCTATTGCTCTTTTGACAGGTGGAATGAAAGCTGCGGAGCGTCGTACTGCTTTAGAGGCGATTTCTAGTGGTCAGGTAGACATCATTGTAGGAACTCATGCTCTTATACAGGAAAGTGTGACGTACCATAAGCTTGGTTTGGTTGTGACGGATGAGCAACATCGTTTTGGTGTTAAACAGCGCCGTCTGTTTCGTGAGAAGGGTGATAATCCGGATGTGCTTATGATGACTGCTACACCTATTCCTCGGACGTTAGCCATTACAGCTTTTGGAGATATGGATGTATCAATTATTAATCAGTTACCTGCTGGTCGAAAGCCAATTATCACTCGCTGGGTCAAACATCAACAGCTGCCCACGGTCTTAGATTGGTTGGAGCGGGAGTTAGAAGTGGGTGCTCAGGTTTATTTTATCTCTCCGCTGATTGAAGAATCTGAGGCTCTAGATTTAAAGAATGCTGTAGATCTACAATCTGATTTACAGGCGCATTTTGGAGAGCAAGTTACAGTGGATTTGTTACACGGTAAGATGAAGAATGACGAGAAAGATGCCATCATGCAGGCTTTTAAGGAGCGAAAAACGAATATTTTGGTTTCTACCACTGTTATTGAAGTCGGAGTCAATGTGCCCAATGCAACGGTGATGGTTATTATGGATGCTGATCGTTTTGGTTTAAGCCAATTACATCAGTTGAGAGGGCGTGTAGGACGTGGTCATAAGCAGTCTTATGCAGTGTTAGTTGCTAATCCTAAAACAGAGTCTGGTAAGGAACGCATGAAAATTATGACAGAGACGACAGATGGTTTTATTTTGGCTGAAGCTGACTTAAAAATGCGTGGGTCTGGAGAAATATTTGGAACTCGTCAATCAGGTTTGCCAGAATTTCAAGTTGCAAATATTATCGAGGACTATCCAATTTTAGAGGAAGCAAGGCGAGTTGCTAGTCAGATTGTTAGCGTGGAAAATTGGCAGGAGGACCCTAATTGGTCGATTTTGCTTGCTAATTTGAAAGATCGAGAGGAATTGGACTAG
- a CDS encoding asparaginase: MKKILVLHTGGTISMQTNHQGEVAASKTNPMTQIDSPLEETQVTSLDFLNVPSPHIRLEHMMTLYQKIKEEQMNFDGFVITHGTDTLEETAYFLDTMAIPEKPIVLTGAMRSSNELGSDGIYNYRTALRVATDDKSADKGVLVVMNDEIHAAKYVTKTYTTNVSTFQTPTHGPLGLVTKREILYFKTAEPRVRFDLSTVTGTVPIIKAYADMDSILLDSLTASSISGLVIEALGAGNLPPTILPAIKKLLDQKIPIILVSRCFNGIAEPVYAYQGGGIQLEKDGILFVKELNAQKARLKLLIALNAGLEEQSLADYIQG; encoded by the coding sequence ATGAAAAAAATTCTAGTACTGCATACAGGTGGAACCATTTCTATGCAAACCAATCATCAGGGTGAAGTTGCAGCGAGTAAAACCAATCCAATGACCCAAATTGATAGCCCACTAGAAGAAACTCAAGTGACATCCTTGGATTTTCTCAATGTTCCAAGTCCACACATTCGCTTAGAACACATGATGACTCTATACCAAAAAATCAAAGAAGAACAAATGAACTTCGATGGTTTTGTCATTACACATGGCACAGATACTTTAGAAGAGACTGCCTATTTCCTTGATACAATGGCTATTCCAGAAAAACCAATTGTATTGACCGGAGCCATGCGTTCCTCAAATGAACTGGGTAGCGACGGGATTTATAACTACCGAACAGCCCTACGTGTGGCTACTGATGATAAATCCGCAGATAAAGGTGTTCTAGTGGTCATGAACGATGAAATTCATGCTGCTAAATATGTTACAAAAACGTATACCACCAATGTCTCAACCTTTCAAACACCAACCCATGGACCACTGGGATTAGTCACCAAACGAGAGATTCTCTATTTTAAAACTGCTGAACCACGTGTTCGATTTGACTTATCAACAGTCACAGGAACGGTCCCAATCATAAAAGCTTATGCAGATATGGACTCCATTCTCCTTGATTCACTCACTGCAAGCTCAATTTCCGGTTTAGTTATTGAAGCACTCGGCGCCGGAAATCTTCCGCCTACCATCCTTCCAGCCATTAAGAAACTCCTTGATCAAAAGATACCCATTATTCTGGTATCTCGCTGTTTTAACGGAATTGCTGAGCCTGTCTATGCCTACCAAGGAGGTGGCATCCAACTGGAGAAAGACGGCATTCTATTTGTTAAAGAATTGAATGCTCAAAAAGCCCGACTCAAACTCCTTATCGCTCTCAATGCAGGCTTGGAAGAGCAAAGCTTGGCAGATTACATCCAAGGTTAA
- a CDS encoding universal stress protein, translating into MTQSYKTILVAVDGSKGAELALHKAIHVALRNQARLIIAHVIDTRALHNVVAFDASVYESLEREAELLLEEYKQEALNAGLTDVQIRIEFGNPKTLLAIDIPKETGADLMLLGATGLNAFERLLIGSSSEYIMRHATIDLLIVRDGEKSL; encoded by the coding sequence AAGGAGCAGAATTAGCTCTTCATAAAGCCATTCATGTTGCACTACGCAACCAAGCACGTCTGATTATCGCCCATGTGATTGACACCCGTGCTCTCCACAATGTTGTTGCATTTGACGCCTCTGTCTATGAATCTTTAGAAAGAGAGGCGGAGCTCCTCCTCGAAGAATACAAACAAGAAGCTCTCAACGCCGGTCTGACCGATGTACAGATTCGCATTGAATTCGGTAACCCTAAAACCCTACTGGCTATCGATATTCCAAAGGAAACCGGTGCGGATCTTATGTTACTTGGAGCAACTGGTCTAAACGCCTTTGAACGTCTCCTAATCGGATCCTCATCCGAATATATCATGCGCCACGCAACTATCGATTTACTCATTGTTCGCGATGGAGAAAAAAGTTTATAA